From the Manis pentadactyla isolate mManPen7 chromosome 6, mManPen7.hap1, whole genome shotgun sequence genome, the window TCTACTCAAGTCCTTTTGGGCAGTTTTTTCCATCAGTTGTTGAGTTACAGTTCTTTATACATTATGGATACTAATCTCTTATCAAACattacaaatatttcctcccccacCTGCAAGATTAGCTTGTCTTTTCAGTTGTATCCTTTgcttattgtttatatatttgtattttactcTTAACACAAAAGAACCTtgcttttttaatatattcttgaGATCACAGCATTGCAACATACCAACGTCCTCATTCCTTTTCCAACTGGCATGATGTTCTGTTGCCTGCATGTACCACTTTATTCAACCAGTGGTGTACGAAGATATGGTGGTATCCAATCCTTTATTATAAATTTCTGCAATTAACAGCTTTATACATTTCATATTTTCATGAGTGTATCTTTTAGATTCCTACAAATGGGAATGCTTGGCATAGGTGTAAATTACACAGAACAGCATTCTCTCGGGGATCAAATCTTAGAGAAACAATTCTGTTGTCATGATTCTCTCTGGTTATGATAAAAATTTCCAGCTCCCTTAGCAGTAGTGtacatacaaaaaatatatattctgcaTATAATTTCAGGACTTCCCAACACCCTCTCATAGGCTACATGCTAGTGACTTTCATCCATACCTGACTGTAATTAAATGAATCTGGTACAAGGGTGGCTACCTATCCTCCTAAAAAGTGGCATAAATGATTCTGTAGGCAAGCCATCATTCTGAACCACTGTTTCATTTATGAATCCCAGGTTAAACAAACCACTCATCTTTAAAGGAACAATGTAGCTGATTAAAAACACTACATACACTGATTCCCAAACTGTGCCAAGGTGTCCTGAAGGACAACTGTGATCTCACAAAGCAGTTCATAGGGTATTTAAAAGCTTTTAAGACATAATTGTATTTGACACCTAAAAGTATAATGGGTTGGAGTAGATCGGTTATAACACATTAGTCATTCCTTTCGATGATGTCTACCTTTATAAACCTGGATTTTCAGCTGTTGCTGGGGTAATACACTAAGTACTGCACAAAAGTCAATGTACTACAGAAAAGATGGTGATGGTGTCCAAACTGATTCCAAGGCTGAAGGTGTACAATGACTAAGTTGCACATATCCCATCAGTAGTTAATTCTGGTTTAGAGTCAGAGTATTTTAATTTTGCACATGGCTACCAAGTTGTTAGGACATAATTTAGCTATTTGAACTTAACTATTTAATACACCTGTTAGGTATTTCTTTTCACCTAGGGTTGCCACCATATTCAAATTACCAGGATACAAAGGCTCAATGAACTAATATAGTCTGGGAATCTCTAGTATATACCCTTTATAGTCAGTTTTAGGCATGATTACTGGTCCTGGATAAAACTAtctttaaattataaaacaggTAAGTTTCTACAAAATAGTTAATTACATACATGTATTATAATCAACTTAGCTGAGTGAAGGATAATAAAACTGAAGACATTACTAGTTTTTCTCACATATATAATTTGATTGATTTACTTGCAATTAGGGACTAAAGAATTAATAAGCACATTATAAACAAGACTATTCAGTTTTAAAACTAATCACAAAACAATTCAGTGAGAAGAGGCAAGTGGCAAAGCGCACTCAGAGGAGTGGAAACGCTCTAACCTGCTAATCTGATAAAAGAAACCCACAGTTAAGATTTGTGGCAAAGATATAAACTAGAACCAAGACGCTTTGGGTACTGAAGGGGAGAAAAAGTGTAAAACTTACGAATCAGCACttaaacataaaaaaggaaaatagtattAGGTTAGGAAACATGTTTAGGAAAAGAAACCTAGGAAGCAATGAAAATTGATACTAGAAGCATTTTAATTAATACTCAATCTGCAGTCCAAATGAAGCACTTACACTTTACATATTCTCTTGGCtaaataaagcatttaaaaacaCTCCAGAATTTGATGGCTTAGTAATATTCACCTGTTAACACATACAAACCAGTGGTTAGAATTTTACCTAACCATATATATTTCAGTGACTAATTTTCAAGTAGGTGTGTTTTCcctaaatgtttttaatttaaataaaaaccaaaccaaacaggaAACCAAAAACTAGTCAATTCGTTTTACAAAGGTCAATTTACATTTATGACTTTACAATGGTGTTATATTAAAACTGACAAGCACAGGATGTAATGTTCCTAATGTGAGATTTTGGAGGAATTATAAAAAGCAAATGTAGCATTCCAGTAGATAGTAACACAAAATCCAAGAGTAACCTTAAAAGTTTGCAAAAGACAAACTGCAATCTGAAGCATTatgattataaatatttacaCTAGAACTTATTTCCAAACCTTCTGGAAATAATCACTGCTGGCTAGATTTTTAAAGCTCAGTATCACAGTAAAGTAAAAGTATATTTTAGTTGATTTATCTTCATCATTTGGctcttcataaaaataaaagttgaataatataactcattttaaaaatacaaaaacaaactgTTATAATATAGCTTATTTAATACAATGTTGAGCTATAAAAGTTGATACAGTTTCAGGGCTTAAATTCTGTAAAATGCTTTTTGCAGAAAAGTTACTGACAAGAGAAACAGCATTTTCAAACTAATCATACAATTGTGACAACTTTATTCctcaatttcattaaaaaaatatacatcaCAGTGACTTCTGAGCAAGGAAAAGCAGTACATTAACTTCATTTGTTTTTCCCTTCCATAACTTCCAACACCCCCACATACAAACACCTGGTTCATTTATCAATCCTTCAAAATACTACAAGCACACAAAAGAGGAATAAAATATACAGCCACGTATTTTTGGTAACATaggaatttgctttaaaaaaaaaaggcaaaaacacaAATCAATCCCACCATTCAGTcctgtatttaaaaagaaaaaaaaactccctTCTCCAATCTTACTGATGGaactttacttttgtttcccattAATATTCACTTCTCGTGTCACACCACAGGCCAGAGTTGGCCTGAATCCTTTAAAGACAGCTGGGAAACCCACTACAGAGAAGAGTCAGCCAATGCTGCGCTTCCTgaagtttattttcattaattttttaaatgagtatttATAACAGAACACATCTTTTCATGATAAACAAGTTATAAGCCTATAATCCTTGGAGAGTTTATCCAACTGTAAATGCATGCTAAACTAGAGTAAATATGAccaaaaggagacagaaaagttatctattttgtttctttgtaacaATCaactatataaatttaaatttaaatagcttcTGGTGAAGGTAAACAAACACATTCCTATAGAACTATATaaactataaaatgtttaaagtgggATGAAAATTGCCAGAGTGAAGCACAATGAACTACTAAGAGCATACCAACTTCCACATACTGACCTGAGAACAAATTAGAATCGTTGTGTAATAGCAATACCCAAAGACCAGCAACCCAATGTGTTCCTGTCCATAGTACTAAGAAATTTGTACTTTTCAGTTTCATACTTTTCACTGGGTACAAGCATTAAAGGCCATTGCAAAGCCAATATGAATATCACCCTTGTGCAAAGACAGATTTATCAAATTCTTTGAAACTTCTATGAGGGATTTCATTAAGGAACTTAGAAACTATAATGCTCTTATAAACTAAAAAGAGcgtaattaaaaatgttttaatgcaACCCAGTAGCTTCTCTACACTGTTCAttaacatttctctctctctagtgTTAATTTCTCTGGCAGATATTTACCCAgaaaaataatgtacataaaatagcaatcatgaaaaaaaatctgatatTGCTAATCAAGCAATCAAGTAAACAAGTTTAAATATCTTTAAGAGGATATTAAACTAAAGGTACTCTGAAGTCAACTGAAAACTCTGACAGAACTGTAAGATCAACTTgacaaaaaagaattaaatggcTGACTATCAGGAAAAGTTATGTTCAAAGTAAAAACTAATGGTGGCACAACTATTAAAAACACGATAATGTCAGGAAAGGACCATTTGAGTCATGTGCTATTCATAAGCAAAGGCAGACTTGAGGTTCAGTTAATGCTGtttaaattctgaaaataaaatctagCTGATTGTCATCTCTCAACTCCTTCACTATTATGTTCTACTGTAAAAATAGCTAacagcttttttaaaaaggcctATAAATAAAGCTTGGCATGGAGTTGCTCTTTTTATAACCAAAACAGGTGAATACTActtacagaaattatttttttcccgtATGGTTACTTGTTAATAATTCTTAGTAGATAAAGCTCTGGGATCAGATaacagaaatatttttacttagcatgggtttttatgtttttttttttattaactgtTTGTTAGAAATCCTTTCTTAAATAGCACCTTTCTTGAAGGTCAAATAGTTTgtaacaaagatttttaaaatgcagcttACTGAATTTAAAACAGTAATTAAAAATATGCAACAGATTATACAGCTTGGGCACCCAAGACTCAATTATCCCTCAGGTTGATCTGTGGTCAAAGTCTAAGGGATCAATCAGCCTGGATTATTATAATAAACATCTACTTTTTTTtatcactaagaaaaaaaatttggagTCCACTGTGGATGTTTCGAGATAATCCAATCTTATAATCATGACCCTATTCATTATGCAAACAGCTACCACAATGCCAAAAGTTTTCATCAATAATGGGAAGTATTATATTAAGCATTGCTTTGCTCAGTACAAACATCATTGAATAGCTACTAGGTTTACCAAGAAGCTACCTAAGTGTATAGTTGACACCATACTGACAAATATTTAAAGTACAAAACAGTCTACTGGCTACTATTAATTGGAATTCTGAAATTTCTTTTCAAATGAGGCAGGTTTTGTGTTTGCTGTAtgttcaatattttatttaaaagagaaattacagggaaaaaagGCCACACATCACAAAAATAGCAATATACAACACACACAATTCTAAATGGACTTTGGTATTTTAACTCTGCAAGCTATGAaattttgtaactttttattCTACACGGCAATGTTAGACATGCCAAGTTAAAACTGTTAACACAAAGGATACAGAACCACCTGAATAGAAAGAAACCAGAGTCATAAACATGCTATAGCATACTGTGATACATATATAGAAaagatgttttttttcccctttcaaacTCACAGCTATGAGAGTTAGAGAAGTCAGttcaagttaaaaaaacaaaaaacaacaatcaTGCAGAGATGACACTCAACTCTATATAGGTCAGTGGCCAAAGAGAAATCTTGGAAGTTAATGTGTCAATACTAACGATTTTTAGAATCTAACTTAAAACCTGCACAAGTGGTAAGTTTTagtaagaaatgtatttttttcattttaaagaagggtaacaataatagtaataaaaagtgTTCCCCAAAAGCAAAAAGTTtcatcttttcagaccaaaagCAACACAGAATTGAGAATTACAATCTGATCTTTCAAGGTATAGTTCTTGCTAGATGCTGCTGTCTAACAGCAAGTCAAGCTCAATCAGAACATCAAgtgaaaagaaaactatttttgaaGGCAGTTTAGACaggaaaaatattaatatgaaaCAAGCTACAGATGAAACGTAAAGAGTAACATACGAAGTACAATAATTACTAAATGTTATCTATCTTAAAGCACAAATTACTATAAAATCAAAAATGATGACTTAAGATTTCAAGTTATTAGGGTTCTGCTTCGGTGTAATTAAGTTGTTACAGCAAGCCTCTATTATAAATACAATGAGAAAATCTACACAAGATTTCTTCTACCTAGGAGCTGCTAAAGTTACTTTAATTATGAGAAACACAAGCTTTTTTAACAATGTATTCCAACAATCAGTTATGCTTGTGTCCAACTGGCTGATCAAACAAACTAGGGTGTAGAACAGCATGTTTGCTATTGGCTGATTGTTGCAACACAAAAAATGCATGCATGAAGTAGTTAAACACAGCACACAGTATTACACCAAAGTGTTTTTCTCATTTCAAGTTTATTAAAACTTTAGCAGTACAAATTATCCAGGTTGCAGATTATCAAAAGATCAACTCAGTAaagtccacattaaaaaaaaaaaaagaaaaagaacataaaacaaCCCAAAAACAATAGAGAGAGGAAAACAACATAAAAGAGATTCATTAGCAAGTCTCTAAAACTTAAAACATGAGAGACCGAGAGAAGCTCATGTGACTCGCTCATCCACTTTTGTCTTCGTCTGTTCCAGGACTTGATTCAtgattgaattttttatttttatcatgtaTGTGGTCATTTTCTTGACCCTTTgatttctggttttctttttccacTAAGGATCCAGTCTTCTCATCCTCCTTATTTTTCCATGTAGAGAACTTTAATTCATTGTCCTgactactttgttttgtttttgagaatgGACTTTGATCTCTATcacctttttttcccctgttaCTAGTTGAGCTACTATGATCACGATTTTTAGAGTACATTCTCTTCTCACCCtcagaattttcttttctgtgtgaaCTCTTACTTTCTTGGTTTctatatttctctttatttctgctttgactttcttctctttctgagcTCCGCgaatctctcctcctcctcctcccgtcTTTACTTCTGGATCTTCCTGGGGTGGCTCTTCTCTCTCGGCTTCGTGACCTTCCCCTTCtcctgtattcctgttctctgtatctatggtACTCCTTGCTTCTGCTCCGATCTCGGTCATGGCTTCTGGATCGCGCTCTTCTGCCCCTGTCCCTACTTCTGCTCCGTTCCCTTGTTCTGCTGTTATAACTGTGCTTGCCTTTCGCTATATCTCGTTCTCTACTCCTAGACAGTGCATATCTGTCCTTTTCCTTACTTTTATTACGATCATGCTCATTACCTTTTGTGTCTAACTGCTTAGACTTCTCTTTGCTTCTACTCCTTTCCTGATCTTTTCCTTTAGAAtcagacttttctttttctttaacattctCATGATCCCTTTCTTTACTCCTCGACCTCACCCTCCTTTCTTCATGTCTATTATGCTTTGTATCTCTCTCTTTACTCTTTGATTTCTCCTTGCTCTTACTCCTACTTTTGGATTTGGCCCTTTTCTTCAccttgtttttattatatttatcatCTTTCTCTGAATTTCTCCTGATGTCTCTCTCTTTGCTGTTAGATTCATGGTCCCtaactttcctttccttttcacttTTCCTGTTTGGACTCTCCAACACATGCCTGTGAtcaggtatttttttctcttttactctaACTGGgcttctttgattttcttttatttcatttaactcaCTCCTAAAAAACAAGGgggaaaaagtattttattaggAAGAGAATGTGGGCACTATTAGATAAaatgattctattttttttaagatttacagAAACAACTGAAATGGCTATAAATAACTTCATGTAAAATGCTAAAATACTAGAACACACATTTGAAAGGATATAGTTTAAATCTTACTTATCCCCTTTGATCCATCTTTCACCACTTGACACCCTCATTCTTTGAGCTCTCTGCATCTCTTGCCTCCAATGTGGAGGAGTCTCACTACGTCTGAAACGATCCCTTGATCTGGACCTAGAAGGAGTTCGATAGcgcttaagaaaacaaaaagggaaaaaattaacaGATAAAAACATAACAAT encodes:
- the PPIG gene encoding peptidyl-prolyl cis-trans isomerase G; protein product: MGIKVQRPRCFFDIAINNQPAGRVVFELFSDVCPKTCENFRCLCTGEKGTGKSTQKPLHYKSCLFHRVVKDFMVQGGDFSEGNGRGGESIYGGFFEDESFAVKHNKEFLLSMANRGKDTNGSQFFITTKPTPHLDGHHVVFGQVISGQEVVREIENQKTDAASKPFAEVRILSCGELIPKSKAKKEEKKRHKSSSSSSSSDSDSSSDSQSSSDSSDSDSASEEKSKKRKKKHRKNSRKHKKEKKKRKKNKKSASSESEAENLEAQPQSTVRPEEIPPIPENRFLMRKSPPKADEKERKNRERERERECNPPNSQPTSYQRRLLVTRSGRKIKGRGPRRYRTPSRSRSRDRFRRSETPPHWRQEMQRAQRMRVSSGERWIKGDKSELNEIKENQRSPVRVKEKKIPDHRHVLESPNRKSEKERKVRDHESNSKERDIRRNSEKDDKYNKNKVKKRAKSKSRSKSKEKSKSKERDTKHNRHEERRVRSRSKERDHENVKEKEKSDSKGKDQERSRSKEKSKQLDTKGNEHDRNKSKEKDRYALSRSRERDIAKGKHSYNSRTRERSRSRDRGRRARSRSHDRDRSRSKEYHRYREQEYRRRGRSRSRERRATPGRSRSKDGRRRRRDSRSSEREESQSRNKEKYRNQESKSSHRKENSEGEKRMYSKNRDHSSSTSNRGKKGDRDQSPFSKTKQSSQDNELKFSTWKNKEDEKTGSLVEKENQKSKGQENDHIHDKNKKFNHESSPGTDEDKSG